A genomic window from Colletotrichum destructivum chromosome 7, complete sequence includes:
- a CDS encoding Putative serine hydrolase FSH, alpha/Beta hydrolase: MRFLALHGVGSSANILESQLAGLMSSVDASYEFVLVDGHAPSHRGPGMSPALSGPFYSHTTGYTPAEIQAAHNEIAATVAELGPFDGILGFSQGASLALSYIYHQQVSGEELDFKFAVLFSSVVPFSADSTYCENEIEELCSYRRTGMIIKDLAPRQQVFNDCLVRTFQSALKIGAVLPDFNQDFFRDDGKAVPRVLHPLLLSERIRIPTVHVSGRRDFPFMHDMHEVGYQMCDPRLSKKLYHSGGHHPPKKDSEIKAVVRAIEWAVDQYYRQPPSFL; this comes from the exons ATGAGATTTCTTGCATTGCATGGCGTCGGCAGTTCTGCCAACATTTTGGAAAGCCAGTTGGCTGGGTTGATGAGTTCGGTTGACGCAAGCTATGAGTTTGTCTTGGTGGATGGCCACGCGCCATCGCACCGAGGGCCTG GCATGAGCCCTGCACTAAGCGGGCCGTTCTACTCGCATACAACAGGATATACACCAGCCGAGATCCAGGCCGCGCACAACGAGATAGCCGCCACAGTTGCTGAACTTGGGCCTTTCGACGGCATCCTGGGCTTCAGCCAAGGCGCATCGCTGGCTTTGTCATACATCTATCACCAACAGGTCAGCGGCGAAGAGCTGGACTTCAAGTTCGCGGTTCTTTTTTCATCCGTTGTCCCGTTCTCCGCGGACTCGACGTACTGCGAAAACGAGATCGAGGAACTCTGCTCATATCGGCGCACTGGCATGATCATCAAGGATCTTGCGCCAAGGCAGCAAGTCTTCAATGATTGTTTGGTTCGGACGTTTCAATCCGCTCTAAAGATTGGGGCGGTCCTACCCGACTTCAACCAAGACTTCTTCCGGGATGATGGCAAGGCGGTTCCCCGCGTCCTTCATCCCCTGTTGCTTTCGGAGCGCATCCGCATCCCCACCGTTCATGTTTCTGGTAGGCGAGATTTTCCTTTCATGCACGACATGCATGAAGTAGGTTATCAGATGTGTGACCCGAGGCTATCCAAGAAGCTATATCATTCCGGTGGTCACCATCCACCCAAAAAAGACTCGGAGATAAAGGCGGTTGTTAGGGCTATAGAGTGGGCCGTTGATCAATATTACAGACAACCTCCGTCTTTTCTCTGA
- a CDS encoding Putative major facilitator superfamily, MFS transporter superfamily, with amino-acid sequence MRSSVKLSKWGKTESRNPSFRSDEPTTTDNPTPESSAADPSVDGPTGLKLLAITLGLCTTLFLVGLDNIILSTAIPRITDEFSSINDIGWYGSAYLLTTCTFQLTFGKLYSLFSIKLLYLISMIIFEVGSAVCGAAPRSTVLILGRAIAGIGCAGILAGTFTIIAVIIPLPKRPAYTGLVGGVYAIASVVGPLLGGAFTDKVTWRWCFYINLPIGAVAFVIMLLLFNQPPRPDNGERKTLLEKIMQVDPVGTLALMPAVICLLLALQWGGTTYPWADPRVIVLIVLFGILSIAFVFIQAKNGKNATLPIKIITQKSVAAACWFSVCTAGANFTMRQYIPIWFQAIKGVSAVESGLMNLALILATAVASILAGVGITQIGYYNPFMIASTILMAVGSGLLTTWKPDIPTRIWIGYQVLYGLGSGQSMQTPLVVVQTVLPMEEIPLGTALVMFLQTFGGAIFISVAQNIFTNELRAGLARDLPNINATAIVDGGATSIRQPGVLPPDALGPMLQVYSKSLTNSWYVAVGLACASIAGSALVQWKTVKQAGSPAVTVENGNKNERDAKDDGMEMEFHQDLSTNRSKRTDIFNQRNDAI; translated from the exons ATGCGTTCTTCGGTCAAACTGTCCAAATGGGGCAAGACAGAGAGTCGAAACCCGAGCTTCAGATCGGATGAGCCGACGACAACTGATAATCCGACTCCTGAGAGCTCTGCTGCCGACCCGAGTGTCGATGGGCCGACGGGCCTCAAACTTCTTGCAATCACGCTGGGCTTATGCACAACGCTCTTCTTAGTTGGTCTG GATAACATCATCTTATCCACCGCCATCCCGCGGATTACGGATGAATTCAGCTCAATCAACGACATAGGATGGTACGGCAGTGCCTACCTTCTTACGACTTGCACGTTCCAACTCACCTTTGGAAAACTCTACTCGCTTTTCTCCATAAAACTATTATATCTGATCTCTATGATTATCTTCGAGGTCGGGTCAGCAGTGTGCGGCGCAGCACCTCGATCGACCGTCCTTATCCTGGGTCGAGCTATCGCCGGTATTGGCTGCGCCGGGATTCTAGCCGGGACGTTTACTATCATCGCCGTCATAATTCCTCTGCCCAAGAGGCCTGCGTACACCggtctcgtcggcggtgtATATGCGATTGCCTCTGTAGTTGGACCGTTGCTGGGAGGAGCCTTCACGGATAAAGTGACCTGGCGTTGGTGT TTTTACATTAATCTGCCCATTGGGGCCGTTGCATTTGTCATCATGCTCCTTCTTTTCAACCAGCCACCTCGACCGGATAACGGAGAACGCAAGACGCTGCTTGAAAAGATAATGCAAGTTGATCCCGTTGGCACACTCGCACTCATGCCAGCAGTGATTTGTCTTCTGTTGGCACTGCAATGGGGAGGGACCACATATCCTTGGGCCGACCCAAGAGTCATCGTTCTTATTGTCCTCTTTGGCATCCTATCCATTGCTTTTGTCTTCATTCAAGCGAAGAACGGAAAGAACGCAACACTCCCAATCAAGATAATCACGCAAAAAAGCGTTGCTGCAGCATGCTGGTTCTCCGTATGTACAGCTGGGGCAAACTTCACGATGCGACAATACATCCCCATCTGGTTCCAAGCCATCAAAGGAGTGTCTGCCGTTGAGTCGGGATTGATGAACCTTGCCTTGATTCTCGCCACAGCCGTGGCTTCAATCCTGGCCGGGGTAGGCATTACCCAGATCGGGTACTACAATCCCTTCATGATCGCATCGACCATCCTCATGGCCGTCGGCTCGGGTCTCTTGACCACTTGGAAACCGGACATTCCAACACGGATTTGGATTGGGTACCAGGTTTTGTATGGTTTAGGCTCTGGCCAGAGCATGCAAACTCCACTCGTTGTCGTTCAAACGGTCCTACCTATGGAAGAAATCCCGCTTGGGACCGCGCTGGTCATGTTCTTGCAGACGTTTGGAGGTGCCATCTTTATTTCCGTGGCCCAAAACATATTTACCAACGAGCTTCGGGCCGGACTAGCCAGAGACCTGCCGAACATCAACGCCACCGCCATCGTCGATGGCGGTGCAACAAGCATCAGACAGCCGGGAGTGCTGCCACCTGATGCTCTCGGCCCAATGCTGCAAGTCTACAGCAAGTCTCTCACTAACTCTTGGTATGTGGCGGTGGGACTTGCTTGCGCTAGTATAGCCGGAAGTGCCCTTGTGCAATGGAAGACTGTGAAGCAGGCGGGATCGCCTGCCGTCACTGTTGAGAATGGAAATAAGAATGAACGAGACGCAAAGGACGATGGAATGGAGATGGAATTTCATCAAGATCTGAGCACAAATAGATCGAAGAGAACCGACATCTTCAACCAGCGGAACGATGCGATCTAA
- a CDS encoding Putative Acyl transferase domain superfamily, phosphopantetheine binding ACP: MAPYMSHGSSSSEISSPVDGMRSPRGGPADPVAVIGMSCKFSGEATTPEKLWQLVVDGRDGWTTIPKSRFNADAFYDKNHSKIGMYGADWSLIEELQRDQKSTRVNEPRLSQPVCVALQVCLVDLLNSWGIHPSAVASHSSGEIAAAYAADALTFEEALGVAYFRGRLTEKHHSTSRVPGGMMAVGLSVEDALSYMADHGVSQSTVTVACVNSPSSVTLSGDLDVIERLEKDLSRDQIFARKLKVKSAYHSHHMLPMAQEYLKALQDIIQPKLKWHKIVYSSPVTGDLIDSPEKLGPQHWVNNLLQPVQFSKSFENMCFATNAEEPAVDFILEVGPHSALAGPIRQICKAPILKGINLPYASGLVRGRNAGVTMQSAAGALWCAGYPVDIAAVNCQQSRENLRVIADLPPYPWNHSNRFWQESRLNVAHRHRKHVRNELIGSLLPGPASTSPMWRHFLKTSDLPWLRDHLVQSDIVYPGAGGITMAIEALRQFSEVPEEFIDGYCLRDIQISNALVIPDTEGGIEVQLFLHPCNNKNLEPGWYEFSLKSPSSDGESWTEHINGYISQRQKSNISIAPMPISNGEKEDLEEDYSRNVESDVLFARLRKMGLHHGTTFQNMLNIHASDSGSKFQFKVADVKSAGSHLLHPTTLDSIFQGAYAALPVESFQNSMVMPRAIEEIFVSQLITSSPGTRFESHATVDHLDRSGFRSSVATYDVSVPGTTLLEVKGLFCQAVGGIGEGHDSHEPPKLLFKMHWHPDVTLMPVSTLKDPLKYKIDSKELSVNKKLVRAAWYFIQDAIQDLIADEAALANMEWYHKSLYSWMQCNYEAGLDGTLARGSASWAKTSKGMKHMLLDEVASESVNGRLLCRIGRNLSKILRKQAAPLEVMMEGNLLYEFYGKALRCNRSYEQVRKLIHLYSMKHPRAKVLEIGGGTGGCTGSVLKGLSEDTPDGRYRFSSYTFTDVSTGFFEAASKKFASYGDMINFKKLDIETDPVEQSFEAGSYDLIIACQVLHATKNMETTMKHVRKLLKNGGKLILVETTKDTLDVQLVFGTLPGWWLAEEPERRGGPNLTLSHWGRVLENSGFSGIDLDVRDMEDDENYSFSVMTSTATTTPSYPHEVAILSPLRGMPMNWTNELEKAIQSTTGALTTTSDWTSIDATGKVCIMLVEMIAPFLSRLGREDFVRIQRLLTTARGVLWVTRAGLIDGTEPEMGLHSGLLRTLRMEDAGRRYVSLDLETTESPWSTKNAGFIVDVLKASFDFSFAQQEIDCEYAVRGSLLHVSRIYNHDTENRALAPETFELEPELKEFRPTDPTMDLKMEVGIPGLLDSLRFREVEHCDAALEADQIEIEPRAFGLNFRDVLVALGQLDETIMGYECSGIVTRLGSEAKEASGLSVGDRVCAILRGHWATRVSINWPCAVRIPDNMSFEEAATIPMVFATAYYGLYDVGRLARGETILVHAATGGVGQAAVMLAKQRGAKVFVTAGIDAKRDFVMKEFGIPKEHVFSSRDTSFGPALMAATNGKGVDVVLNSLAGPLLKETWNCMARFGRFVEIGKRDMEAAKSLDMSPLRRAVSFAAVDVFQLGKYKGGVLQDALCGVMEMFGKKQLRAVAPVTTFSVSDVDKAFRLMQSGKHMGKIVVVPKKTDLVKVVSSPKAARLSSDASYLIVGGMGGIGQSIARWMARHLGCRNLIILSRNASKHDDCAPLIAELESLGCRTMVRDCDVSCEADFRRVIADSGGRYPPVRGVIQAAMVLNVSCGAVRQTKSAAPQTKDLQQDSIFPNMRYEQWLAATSPKISATWNIHNNLPDLDFLVMLSSLTGLGGNTSQANYSAGGTFQDAFAKYRTSQGLPGVSIDLASIQEVGFVANTEGVADRLTKTGLADIDEATLHKIVETAIQNPRRPVDLSQLITGILEFDETSTVAWVNDRRFSSVQLNHTGPSGSRGRTDQQPGAAARLSDLLQSVTSAMDAVALILDAIVFKLADMFGLDVAEIDKKHPVSKYGVDSLIAVELRNWLVSSAGAETTSIFDVLHSPSLSVLAEKIGEKSRFVASVVKPA, translated from the exons ATGGCACCGTACATGAGTCATGGAAGTTCCTCGTCTGAGATCAGCTCTCCAGTGGACGGCATGCGTTCGCCTAGAGGAGGGCCAGCAGATCCAGTCGCAGTTATCGGTATGAGCTGCAAGTTCTCTGGCGAAGCGACAACACCAGAAAAGCTCTGGCAGCTTGTTGTTGACGGTAGAGACGGCTGGACGACCATACCAAAGTCGAGATTCAATGCAGATGCCTTCTACGATAAAAACCATTCGAAAATTGGAATG TACGGAGCAGACTGGTCTCTGATAGAAGAGCTCCAACGCGACCAAAAGTCCACGCGCGTAAACGAGCCTCGTCTCAGTCAGCCCGTTTGCGTTGCCCTCCAGGTCTGCTTGGTTGACCTTCTCAACTCTTGGGGCATTCATCCCAGTGCCGTCGCCAGTCACTCAAGCGGTGAAATCGCCGCAGCATACGCAGCAGACGCGTTGACGTTTGAGGAAGCCTTGGGCGTGGCCTACTTCCGAGGTCGCCTGACAGAGAAGCACCATAGTACATCTAGAGTTCCTGGAGGCATGATGGCCGTAGGCTTGAGTGTCGAAGACGCATTGTCCTATATGGCGGACCATGGTGTCAGTCAGAGTACTGTGACTGTGGCATGCGTCAATAGTCCCTCAAGCGTCACACTGTCGGGAGATCTTGACGTGATTGAGCGTCTTGAGAAAGACCTTTCTCGGGATCAGATCTTTGCGCGGAAGTTAAAGGTCAAATCGGCGTACCACTCTCACCACATGCTACCAATGGCACAGGAATATTTGAAGGCTCTTCAAGATATCATTCAGCCAAAGCTCAAGTGGCACAAGATTGTTTACTCTTCTCCCGTCACTGGGGACCTCATTGACAGCCCCGAGAAGCTTGGCCCCCAGCACTGGGTCAACAATCTGCTCCAGCCGGTGCAATTCTCAAAATCTTTTGAGAATATGTGCTTTGCGACGAATGCCGAGGAACCTGCCGTTGATTTCATTCTAGAAGTCGGTCCGCACTCTGCTCTCGCAGGCCCGATTAGGCAGATATGCAAAGCTCCTATCCTGAAGGGTATCAACCTACCATACGCGTCCGGTCTAGTCAGAGGCCGGAACGCCGGAGTAACAATGCAATCTGCTGCAGGAGCTTTGTGGTGTGCGGGCTATCCCGTTGATATAGCAGCCGTCAACTGCCAACAATCTCGCGAGAATCTCCGCGTCATCGCAGACCTTCCTCCTTACCCCTGGAACCACTCCAACCGCTTCTGGCAAGAATCGCGTTTGAACGTTGCCCATAGGCATCGGAAGCATGTACGCAACGAACTCATCGGTTCCTTGCTGCCCGGTCCTGCATCTACAAGTCCGATGTGGAGGCATTTTCTCAAGACTTCTGACTTGCCTTGGCTCCGAGATCATCTTGTGCAGTCGGACATTGTATACCCAGGTGCCGGCGGTATCACCATGGCGATCGAAGCCCTGCGTCAGTTCTCTGAGGTGCCTGAAGAGTTTATCGATGGATACTGTCTGAGAGATATCCAGATCAGCAACGCATTGGTCATTCCAGACACCGAGGGAGGCATTGAGGTTCAGTTATTTTTGCACCCATGCAACAACAAGAATCTGGAACCAGGCTGGTACGAGTTCTCACTAAAGTCACCAAGCTCTGACGGCGAGTCTTGGACTGAACACATCAACGGCTACATCTCTCAGCGGCAGAAGTCAAATATCTCCATCGCTCCGATGCCAATTTCAAACGGCGAAAAGGAAGATCTCGAGGAAGATTACTCACGCAATGTCGAATCTGACGTTCTCTTTGCACGACTGAGGAAAATGGGACTTCACCATGGTACGACATTCCAAAACATGCTCAACATCCACGCTAGTGACTCGGGATCGAAATTCCAGTTCAAGGTTGCAGATGTGAAGTCTGCCGGTAGTCATCTGCTCCATCCCACAACGTTGGACTCGATCTTCCAGGGCGCGTATGCTGCCTTGCCTGTCGAGTCTTTCCAGAACTCAATGGTAATGCCCCGGGCCATAGAGGAGATCTTTGTTTCACAGCTCATCACCTCGTCGCCCGGGACACGGTTCGAGTCCCATGCAACTGTCGATCATCTTGACAGGTCCGGCTTCCGGTCTTCGGTTGCCACTTACGACGTTTCTGTCCCGGGCACAACCCTTTTAGAAGTCAAGGGTCTCTTCTGCCAGGCTGTGGGAGGCATCGGCGAGGGCCATGATAGCCACGAGCCGCCGAAGCTTCTTTTCAAGATGCACTGGCATCCTGACGTGACGCTCATGCCAGTATCAACTTTGAAAGATCCGCTCAAGTATAAGATTGACTCCAAAGAACTTTCCGTCAACAAGAAGCTGGTCCGGGCAGCGTGGTACTTCATCCAAGACGCAATTCAAGACTTGATTGCAGATGAGGCCGCACTTGCCAATATGGAGTGGTATCACAAATCGCTCTACAGCTGGATGCAATGCAACTATGAAGCTGGACTTGACGGCACCTTGGCGCGCGGAAGCGCCTCGTGGGCCAAGACGAGCAAGGGCATGAAGCATATGCTGTTAGACGAAGTTGCTTCGGAGAGTGTGAACGGACGCTTGCTGTGTCGCATCGGCAGAAACCTATCCAAGATCTTGAGAAAGCAAGCTGCGCCGCTAGAAGTCATGATGGAGGGCAATTTGCTCTACGAGTTCTACGGCAAAGCTCTTCGTTGCAATCGGTCCTACGAACAAGTACGAAAGCTTATCCACCTTTACTCAATGAAGCATCCTCGTGCCAAGGTTCTCGAGATTGGAGGCGGTACTGGTGGATGCACAGGATCAGTCCTGAAGGGACTTTCTGAGGATACACCCGACGGCCGGTACCGCTTTTCATCGTACACATTCACCGACGTCTCAACTGGATTTTTTGAAGCTGCGTCGAAGAAGTTTGCGAGCTACGGCGATATGATCAATTTCAAGAAGCTTGATATTGAAACCGATCCCGTAGAGCAGTCCTTCGAGGCTGGCTCGTATgacctcatcatcgcctgCCAAGTGCTCCATGCCACCAAGAACAtggagacgacgatgaagcaCGTCCGCAAGCTTCTCAAGAATGGGGGAAAGTTGATCCTCGTCGAAACCACAAAAGACACGCTTGACGTCCAACTTGTCTTTGGGACACTACCAGGCTGGTGGTTGGCAGAAGAACCCGAACGCAGAGGAGGCCCGAACTTGACACTTAGTCATTGGGGCAGGGTTCTCGAGAACAGCGGATTCAGCGGCATCGACTTGGATGTTCGAGACatggaggacgacgagaactATTCTTTCAGCGTCATGACTTCTACGGCAACCACCACGCCTTCATACCCTCATGAAGTTGCCATCCTAAGCCCATTAAGGGGAATGCCAATGAACTGGACGAACGAGCTTGAGAAAGCGATTCAGTCCACCACGGGTGCTCTAACCACAACTTCAGACTGGACGTCTATCGATGCCACGGGCAAAGTATGCATCATGCTTGTTGAAATGATCGCTCCCTTCTTAAGTCGGCTGGGTCGAGAGGATTTCGTACGCATTCAACGTTTGTTGACGACTGCTCGAGGCGTATTGTGGGTGACACGAGCCGGCCTCATCGACGGGACTGAGCCTGAGATGGGTTTGCATTCTGGTCTTCTACGAACACTACGAATGGAagacgccggccggcgaTACGTCTCCCTCGATCTCGAGACTACTGAGTCACCTTGGTCTACCAAAAATGCGGGCTTCATTGTGGATGTTCTCAAGGCTTCATTCGACTTCTCTTTCGCCCAGCAGGAGATCGACTGTGAATACGCTGTTCGAGGCTCGCTACTCCATGTGTCACGTATCTACAACCACGACACGGAGAACAGGGCTTTGGCACCAGAAACCTTCGAGCTCGAGCCGGAGCTCAAGGAGTTCAGACCCACTGACCCAACCATGGATCTGAAAATGGAGGTTGGCATCCCTGGGCTTCTAGACTCATTGCGGTTCAGAGAAGTCGAACATTGTGATGCGGCGCTGGAGGCCGACCAGATTGAGATCGAACCTCGCGCTTTTGGTCTCAACTTCAGAGACGTGCTCGTCGCGCTTGGCCAACTTGACGAGACCATCATGGGCTATGAGTGCAGCGGGATCGTTACTAGACTTGGCTCAGAAGCGAAGGAAGCCAGTGGTCTGAGCGTCGGGGACCGAGTTTGCGCCATTCTCCGTGGCcactgggcgacgagggtcTCTATCAACTGGCCATGTGCCGTTCGGATTCCCGATAACATGTCGTTTGAGGAAGCGGCAACGATCCCCATGGTGTTTGCCACGGCGTATTATGGTCTATATGATGTTGGCAGGCTTGCCAGAGGCGAGACTATACTTGTCCACGCCGCAACCGGGGGAGTTGGGCAAGCTGCCGTGATGCTTGCTAAGCAACGGGGCGCCAAAGTCTTTGTCACAGCTGGCATCGATGCAAAACGCGACTTTGTCATGAAGGAGTTTGGCATCCCCAAAGAACACGTTTTCTCGAGCAGAGACACATCTTTCGGTCCCGCTCTCATGGCAGCCACCAACGGCAAAGGAGTCGATGTCGTACTTAACTCGCTCGCCGGCCCGCTGCTGAAGGAGACGTGGAACTGCATGGCACGATTTGGACGCTTTGTGGAGATTGGAAAGCGGGACATGGAAGCAGCGAAAAGCCTGGACATGAGCCCTCTGCGACGTGCCGTCTCTTTCGCCGCGGTGGACGTATTCCAACTGGGCAAGTACAAGGGCGGCGTTCTTCAAGACGCCCTCTGCGGCGTCATGGAGATGTTCGGGAAGAAGCAGCTTCGGGCTGTAGCTCCAGTGACAACCTTTTCTGTGTCAGATGTAGACAAAGCCTTCAGATTGATGCAGAGCGGCAAGCACATGGGCAAGATAGTTGTCGTaccgaagaagacggacttGGTCAAG GTTGTTTCTTCTCCAAAAGCAGCACGCCTGTCATCTGACGCGTCATACCTCATCGtgggcggcatgggcggcatcggccagTCTATTGCACGATGGATGGCTAGGCATCTCGGTTGCAGGAACCTAATCATTCTTTCCCGGAACGCAAGCAAGCATGACGACTGCGCGCCCCTCATCGCAGAACTCGAGTCATTAGGATGCAGAACTATGGTCCGAGACTGCGATGTGTCATGTGAAGCTGATTTCAGGCGTGTCATTGCCGATTCTGGGGGGAGATATCCGCCTGTTAGAGGAGTGATACAGGCTGCCATGGTATTAAACGTAAGTTGTGGCGCCGTCCGTCAAACCAAAAGTGCTGCCCCCCAGACTAAAGACCTGCAACAGGACTCCATCTTCCCGAACATGAGGTATGAACAGTGGCTGGCTGCCACAAGCCCCAAGATTTCAGCGACCTGGAACATCCACAACAATCTCCCAGATCTCGACTTTCTGGTCATGCTCTCATCCTTGACGGGCCTTGGGGGCAATACAAGTCAGGCTAACTACTCCGCCGGCGGAACTTTCCAAGACGCCTTCGCCAAATACAGAACCTCGCAAGGCTTGCCCGGAGTTTCTATCGACTTAGCTAGCATCCAGGAAGTCGGCTTCGTAGCCAACACAGAAGGGGTTGCGGACCGCTTGACCAAGACTGGTCTCGCTGACATTGACGAAGCTACCCTGCACAAGATCGTTGAGACGGCCATCCAAAACCCGCGCCGGCCAGTCGACCTCAGCCAGCTCATTACGGGAATCTTAGAGTTTGACGAGACCTCCACGGTCGCTTGGGTCAATGACAGGCGTTTCTCATCCGTGCAGTTGAATCACACGGGTCCGAGCGGCTCGCGTGGCCGGACTGACCAGCAACCCGGCGCGGCGGCACGTCTGTCTGACTTGTTGCAGTCCGTGACGAGTGCCATGGATGCAGTGGCCCTCATTCTGGACGCCATCGTCTTCAAGTTGGCGGAC